In the genome of Helicobacteraceae bacterium, one region contains:
- a CDS encoding ATP-binding cassette domain-containing protein — protein sequence MTLEIRDLEFGYDGERTLFNGFDLAIAKGEVVALAGPSGSGKSTLLELIARRLKPKKGTIKAARFSWIFQDPYSSFHPTYSIANQIADCAPLDDAPALCENLAIDYALLSRKPHELSGGQLQRASILRALLMKPELILADEPTSALDNLTQLEVMKLLVSLLDRVGVLLITHDLSIAGWCADRIVEIG from the coding sequence ATGACGCTTGAAATAAGGGATTTGGAGTTTGGATACGACGGCGAACGAACGCTTTTTAACGGGTTTGATTTAGCGATCGCCAAAGGCGAAGTCGTCGCGTTAGCGGGACCTAGCGGTAGCGGCAAATCCACGCTTTTGGAGTTGATCGCGAGGCGACTAAAACCTAAAAAAGGAACGATCAAAGCCGCGCGTTTTAGCTGGATATTTCAAGACCCGTATAGCTCCTTTCACCCTACTTACTCGATCGCAAATCAGATCGCCGACTGCGCGCCGCTCGACGACGCGCCCGCGCTTTGCGAAAATCTGGCGATCGATTACGCTTTGCTAAGTCGCAAACCGCACGAATTAAGCGGCGGGCAGCTTCAAAGAGCGTCGATCCTGCGCGCCTTGCTTATGAAGCCCGAATTGATTCTCGCCGACGAGCCGACTAGCGCGCTTGATAATCTGACGCAACTTGAGGTAATGAAACTACTTGTTTCGCTGCTAGATCGCGTCGGCGTTTTACTGATCACGCACGATCTCTCTATTGCCGGTTGGTGTGCGGATCGTATCGTAGAGATCGGCTAG
- a CDS encoding tautomerase family protein has translation MPYINVRVASKLTIEQKRAIAKAFSETMERVANKPKPSCYIVFDEVERENWAKGETILSDLDKAETDNDA, from the coding sequence ATGCCGTATATCAACGTTAGGGTAGCCTCAAAACTTACGATCGAGCAAAAGCGAGCGATCGCCAAAGCGTTTAGCGAGACGATGGAGCGCGTGGCGAATAAGCCAAAACCGTCCTGCTATATTGTTTTTGACGAGGTGGAGCGCGAAAATTGGGCTAAAGGCGAAACGATTTTGAGCGATCTGGACAAAGCGGAAACGGATAATGACGCTTGA
- a CDS encoding 3',5'-cyclic-nucleotide phosphodiesterase → MSGITMLGAYGGRLNDKSTTSLLVSDSVAIDAGNLLSPLGFSANEINHIFLTHSHLDHIMDLPFLIDAFFASRDRPINIYGLPHTVKTLKKHIFNDEIWPNFAAISLLNSSDPVIIMREIEPNVCYEVDDVKLTPFKTNHAVESVGYVIEKEGKKIMFTSDTSRCANIWDILNEDTDIASIIIEASFPSDYEKLALDSGHLTPKLLNEELGRLKREDVTIYVNHIKPDFMETLKRELSSFERTKKAIPLSDGALILL, encoded by the coding sequence ATGAGCGGCATAACCATGCTGGGAGCTTACGGGGGGCGGCTTAACGATAAATCCACGACCTCTCTTCTGGTCAGCGATTCCGTAGCGATCGACGCGGGAAACCTATTAAGCCCGCTTGGATTTAGCGCAAACGAGATCAATCATATTTTTCTAACTCACAGCCATCTCGATCATATTATGGATCTACCGTTTTTGATCGACGCTTTTTTCGCCTCCCGCGATCGACCGATCAATATATACGGCTTGCCTCACACCGTCAAAACGCTTAAAAAACATATTTTTAACGACGAGATATGGCCTAATTTCGCGGCGATCTCGCTACTTAACTCCAGCGATCCGGTCATAATAATGCGCGAGATAGAGCCAAACGTATGCTACGAGGTTGACGACGTTAAGCTAACGCCGTTTAAGACCAATCACGCCGTTGAAAGCGTCGGTTACGTGATCGAAAAAGAGGGCAAAAAAATTATGTTTACCTCCGATACTAGCAGATGCGCGAATATATGGGACATACTGAACGAGGATACGGATATAGCCTCGATCATTATCGAGGCGTCTTTTCCGTCCGATTACGAAAAGCTCGCTTTAGACAGCGGACATTTAACGCCGAAACTGCTAAACGAAGAGCTTGGACGTTTAAAGAGAGAGGACGTAACTATTTACGTTAACCATATCAAACCCGATTTTATGGAGACGTTGAAACGGGAGCTGTCTAGTTTTGAGCGCACAAAAAAGGCGATACCGCTTAGCGACGGCGCGCTGATTTTGCTTTAG
- a CDS encoding chemotaxis protein CheW, with amino-acid sequence MSEQLKQVIQNQQKQKKMQNAPTHDEDVVQLVCFMVDEEEFAVPILSIQEIIKPLAAIRVPSTPDYVVGVFNLRGNVLPLIDLKRKFNEQRSSYTDETRFIVIRNKNQVSGFVIDKLTETIRLKESDIDPAPESLDGDDNHIYGVGKREDSIITILRIEALFKRAF; translated from the coding sequence ATGAGCGAGCAATTAAAACAGGTTATACAAAATCAGCAGAAGCAAAAAAAAATGCAAAACGCGCCTACTCACGACGAAGACGTGGTGCAACTCGTCTGTTTTATGGTGGACGAGGAGGAGTTTGCGGTGCCAATTCTCTCTATCCAAGAGATTATCAAGCCGCTAGCCGCGATCCGCGTTCCGTCCACGCCGGATTATGTGGTGGGCGTGTTTAATCTGCGCGGCAACGTGCTTCCGCTAATCGATTTAAAACGTAAATTTAACGAACAGCGATCCTCTTATACGGACGAAACGCGCTTTATTGTGATTCGCAACAAAAATCAGGTAAGCGGTTTTGTGATCGATAAACTCACCGAAACGATTCGTCTTAAAGAGTCCGATATCGATCCGGCGCCGGAGAGCTTAGACGGCGACGATAATCATATCTACGGCGTTGGCAAACGCGAGGATAGCATTATCACAATACTGCGCATAGAGGCGCTGTTTAAGCGCGCCTTTTAG